The following proteins come from a genomic window of Lycium ferocissimum isolate CSIRO_LF1 chromosome 4, AGI_CSIRO_Lferr_CH_V1, whole genome shotgun sequence:
- the LOC132053050 gene encoding transcription factor MYB13-like, producing the protein MGRSPCCEKLGLKRGPWSKEEDDLLINYINKNGHPNWRALPKLAGLLRCGKSCRLRWTNYLRPDIKRGNFTPEEEDTILKLHKVLGNRWSAIAARLPGRTDNEIKNVWHTRLKKKMNESQSGETPEIQEETMETSKFEENLNIHSKPENSNLDIHLEPKNFKDNSEISSPKMNPEIQQQPSSSLCSSSSISLSEDSCSNTTATSSLVNESRDQIMLDNLLEVDDDFWSEVLWAPVDDFNNNDNNLDLSLMEENYQINSSLNDNWIWDDLFSRSNELMLELPEI; encoded by the exons ATGGGGAGATCTCCATGCTGTGAGAAGCTAGGATTAAAAAGAGGTCCATGGAGcaaagaagaagatgatttaCTCATAAATTACATTAATAAAAATGGTCATCCAAATTGGCGTGCACTTCCCAAACTTGCAG GTCTATTAAGATGTGGAAAGAGTTGTCGACTCCGATGGACTAATTACTTGAGACCTGATATTAAGAGAGGGAATTTTACTCCTGAAGAAGAAGACACCATTCTCAAGTTGCATAAAGTTCTTGGAAATAG GTGGTCTGCGATTGCAGCAAGACTTCCAGGAAGAACAGACAACGAAATAAAAAACGTTTGGCATACTCGtctgaagaagaaaatgaatgaaTCTCAATCTGGAGAAACACCAGAGATACAAGAAGAAACAATGGAAACATCAAAATTCGAAGAAAACTTGAACATACATTCGAAGCCCGAAAATTCTAATTTGGACATACATTTGGAGCCCAAAAATTTTAAGGATAATTCTGAAATatcaagtcctaaaatgaatcCCGAAATTCAGCAACAACCAAGTTCTTCCTTATGTTCATCATCGTCGATATCATTGAGTGAAGATTCATGTTCAAACACAACTGCTACGAGTTCACTTGTAAACGAGTCAAGAGATCAAATAATGTTGGATAATTTGCTTGAAGTTGATGACGATTTCTGGTCCGAGGTACTATGGGCACCGGTCGATGACTTTAATAATAATGACAATAATCTTGATTTGTCATTAATGGAGGAAAATTACCAGATTAATTCAAGCTTGAACGATAACTGGATTTGGGATGATCTTTTTTCAAGATCCAATGAGTTGATGTTAGAATTGCCTGAAATATGA